The genomic stretch GAACAACCCTATCAAGAAAGGCTAAAGGATAAGGGCTAAAGGATAAAGGCCTGAGACTGAATGGAGAATTGTTAGGTCGCGTTGAGTCACTCTTGAGTGGCTTCGGCGAGGAGGGCGCGGAGGTCGAGGGGATGGGTAAACATGGTGAGGCTTCCGTCGGGATTTTGTGGCCACTTCTCTTGAGGGAGATCCCAGTAGAGTTCGATGCCATTTTGATCGGGATCGGCCAGATAGATGGCGTGGCTGACACCGTGGTCGGAGGCACCTTGAAGGGGGATGCCGGCTTTGATGACGCGCTGGACGGCGTTGGCGAGGTCGGCGCGGGTGGGATAGAGGATGGCGACGTGGAAGAGGCCAGTGCTGTTGGGTGGGGGTGGCTGGCCTCCGGCGCTTTCCCAGGTGTTGATGACGATGTGATGATGATAACCACCGGCAGAGAGGAAGACGGCGCTGTTGCCGTAGCGGGTGGTGATGTCGAAGCCTAGCACGCCTTGGTAGAATTTTAGGGAGCGGTCGATGTCGGCCACTTTAAGGTGGACGTGGCCGATGCGAGTCTTTGCAGGAATGGACATGTGATTAGGGCTTTTGAAGGCGGGCTTCGATGGCTTTGCGGAAGAGGGGGGAGAGGGCTTCGATTTGAAGGGATTTTTCGAGGTCGTCGCGGGTGCCTTCGTGGAATTTGTAGAGTCCGAGGACGGTGCGAACGGTCATGGCGTTCGGATCGCGCTGGATGATTTCGATGGGGTCGCCGACGGTGATGGTGCCAGGTTGGAGGACTTGATAATAGAGTCCGCTGTGGCCGCTTTCGAGAAAGGGTTTGAGTATTTCGGTGCTGCCGATTTTGTGCGCGAACTTGGAGCAGGGGAGCCGGCAGCTGGTGACCTGGAGGACAACGCTGCCCATGCGGTGGATGTCGCCGACGAAGACCTCGGTTTCGAGGAGGCCGGAGGTGGTGAGATTTTCGCCGAAGGTGCCATGATGAAGGTGATCGCGATGCAGGAATTGTTGCCAGTGGGGGTAGTGTTCGATGGCGTAGCTGTAGACGGCTTGATGGGGCCCGCCGTGAACGGTGAGGTCGGCCTGGGCGTCACCTTCGAGGCCGAGAGTATGGACGGCAACGGGATCGAAGACGGGTTCTTTGTAGATGCCGGTGGGGGCGTCTTTGCCGTTGATGTTGACGGTCTTGACGAGGGATCGGTTGATGGAGAGAACTTGCATGGCCGGGCGGGGTGGCGGGGATTGGTCCTTGACGGGATTAGTTCATCCGCCCACCAATGTGGCATGAATGTGGATGGCAAACAACGGGAACGGTTGCTCGCGAAGTTTCGTGGCAAGGTGTCTTTGACGAAGAGTGGGGTTGGCACGTCGAAAGGGGTGCTTGAGACGTTGAGGGAGCTGATGGAGAAAGGCGAGGTGGTGAAGTTGGGAACGCATTATTTTTTGGCGGGATCGGCCCCGACGATGGAACGCGAAAAGTTGCGGCTGGACAGGATGTTGCGGGGGACGCACAAGTTGTTCAAGGGGGGCGCTTTGCGATTGTTGCCGAAGGTGAATCTGCCAAGCACGCGGGCGGCGCTGGATGCGTTGGTGGACGAGCGGGTGGTGTTGAGGTTGGAGATTTTGAAGGACAAAAAGGCGGGGTTTCTTTATCTGCATAGTTGCCATGCATCGGCTGGAGTTGCGGGAGATATGGGGGAAGATTTGGGCGGAAGGATTCGGAGGGCCTATGGGTCACTGGTGAAGCAGTCGGCCAATCTTTCGGTCTTTATTGCAGATCTTGCGGTGGAGGCAGGATTGGAGACAAAAGTGTTGCAGGAATGGTTGCAAACGATGGTGGTTGAGCGAGGGCTTGGCACGCTTGATGAGGGGGATTGGTCGTATGCCTCCGAAGCGCAGCGAGCGGCGGCGATGGTGTTTCGTGACCGTCGCCGGCTCTATGTGCGGCTGCATGAGGAAGACCGTTTATCATGAATCCTTTTGGTCGAGATATTGTCAAAAATCCCCGAGATCATCCGGTGACGGTGCGCACGTTGAACCTGGAGGTTTTGGACGGACTGGTGGCGGCGTTTGCACCGTTGGTGAGTGCGCCGTTGCCGCGTGAACCGCTGGCGGCGGGAAAGGCGCAATTGGTGTTGTCGCCCGCACCTGGGTATGGGAAGAGTCACTTGATTGCGCGTTTGTATGAGTCGCTGGGCAAAGAGGTGAATGTGGTGGGGTTTAGTCCATTTCAGTCGGTGAGCTTGTGCTGGCAGTCGCTGTTGTTGCAGATGGTGAAGGAGATGAATGGTCCGGTGGAGGGCGAGGATTTTGGCAGGACGAGGCTGACGATGTGGGCGGAGAGTTTGGTGCGGTTGCTGGTCGCGGAGGCGTTGCGCGAGGGGTTGTTGCCGCATCCAGAGGCACCGATCGCGGAGCGTTGGGTGATGGAGCATTTGACGATTGGTCTAGAGGGGGATGAGGGGGGATGGAATCCGTGGTTGCATGAGTCTTTTTTTAAAGTGTGCCGTCCGGTGTGGCGGCGACTGCTGGCGCGGCGCGGGGTGTCGATGGAAGATGATGCGTGGTTGCTGGTGTTGTTTCATTATGCGTCCAGTGCGCCGTTTTCGGACAAACAGCAGCATTGTCTGGCGTGGTTGCGGGGGCAGAGTTTGGAGGAGGACGCACTGGCGGAGCTAGGGCTGGGTGCGTCACATGGTCGGGAGGCGGGGAGTGTGGATGCGTTGAACGAGTTGTGTCGTCGGAAGGTTCATGAGTGGTGTGGACTGGCGGCGTTTTATCGTCCGTTCTTGTTTTGTTTTGATCAGACGGAGGTTTATGCGCAGGACGACCGTCTGGCGAAAACGTTCGGTCGCGTGATCGCGGAACTGGTGGGAGAAGTGCCGCATCACTTGACGGTGGTGACGGCGAACCAGGCGGTGTGGGAGTCGAAGTTGCGTCCGGCGATGGATGTGGCGGATCAGCACCGGTTTCAGTTGTCGCAGGTGTTGCGCGGATTGGATCGTCGTGAGGGGGAGGAGTTAATTCGTTTACTGATCGTGGAACAGGCAGATCAACGTGAGGCGTGTGGGCGGGTGACGGATGGGGAGTGGTTGTCGGGGTTGTTTCCAATGCCGGGGAGCAACATTCCTGCGCGTGAGTTTTTGCATCTTTGTCAGCGACGTTGGGAGGGAGGTGAGGTGAAGGGTCCGCAAAAGCTGGTGGTCTCGGTGAAGGTGGATCTGTCGGAGCGTTTCAACAGTTTGCGTGTGGAGTTTGCCGCGAATCCGCGTTTGCAGGAGTATGATCCGGACGTGTTTCGCTGGCTGGCGGAGGTGGGGTTGGTGCGTGGTCAGGATTTGGGATGCGTGCGGGTGGATCATCCGCATGGTTATGTGGAAATGAAGTGGCATGTGCCGGGGGAGGCGGTGGTGCGTTTCGGGTTTGCGCATGCGGTGTCGGATGATCACCGGGTGTGGAAGTCGCTGGCGATGTTTGCGCGGCAGATGAAGGAGCAGGACGGGGAGCCGGTGTCGAAGCTGGTGTTGTTTCGTCCGCCGCCACAGCAGCGTTGTGCGATCCCGAAGTCAACCTGGGTGGTGAATGGTCAGTTGATTGCTGAAGCGCGTCGTGATTGTTTGCAGTTGTTCGATCTGACGGCGGATGAGACGGCGGAGTTGTATGCGGCGCGCAAGCTGTATCTCGATGCGGAGGCCGGGGATCTGGAAGGCATGGGCGGTGCGGAGGTGATGGAGTTTTTGACCAAGCAACTGGCGTATTGGCGCACGCGATTGCTGGAAGTGGCGAAGGTTGATGTTGGAGACGTTAAGCAGGAGGCTCCGAGGCTGGTCGAAGTGGTGAAGGTGCAGCCGGAGGTGAAAACAGACAGGGCGGCGAAGGGGCGGTTGCCATTTGGTCGTAGGAATGCGGGTCAGCCGATGCCGCAGTTGGAGCAGCGGGTGCGGAGTTTTGTGAGGGACGAGCGGTTTGTCAGCCTCGAAGCACTGGTGGGTCATCTTGGTGCGGAGGTATCGACGGAGCAGGCGCTTGCGTGTTGTGAGGGACTCGGCGAGGTGCAGACGGAACGGTTGGAAAATTGCACGATTTTGATATGGCAAGGATAAACGTGAGTCAGCTCAAGCAGGCGTGTGTGGATCGCGGATGGTTGGACCGCTGGTTGGATGATCCGGCCACGCCGGTTCCGATGCCCATGACTCCTGCGGGTGGGATACCGGTGAACGGACGTTTGTTTCATCAATTGGTGGCGGGATTGGTGCAGAAGCTGTGTGTGCCTGATGCGTCGGCGCCATTGTTGGCGTTGCGCAGTCGGGAGCAGATTTGGGCGCTGCTTTGGGATGAACTGGCGGCGGCGAAGGTTCAGGCGTTGGTGCGGAGTCAGTCAGCGGAGGCGGCCTTGCATCTGGCAGAGGCGTTGAAGGCGTGGTGTCAGCGGCTCGCGGAATTGCGGGCGAACTGTCCCAATTTTAAGAGCTGGCGGAGTGCGTTGTTGACGCATGAGTTTGACTTGAAACGGGTGGCGATTCAGGTGTCGGATGGCGGGGTGGTGGAGGTGAGCGGTCGGCCTGATTCCGTGCAGGTGGACCCGGTGCATGGGATTGTGGTGGTGGACTACAAACTTTCCCGTGGCAGCAATGGCACGTTGGATCTGCTGCAACTGGCGATCTATGCGAGGATGTTGCGATTGGCGAAGCCGGGACTCAATTTTGCGGGTCTGCTGGAGTATTATGAACCTGGGTTGCATCTGGTGCCGAAGACGGAGGCGCAGTTGAATGCGATCTTTGAGCATGAGGTGCAACCGGTGTTGGACCGAATTGCGGGACATGAAAAATTGATGTCGAAGTTGAAATCGGTGCAGGTCGGTCACGAGGCGGTGCGGCTGTCCTGGCAGCCGAAGGCGGAGCCGGATCTCGGTCGGGATATTGAGAAGGCTTATAATTCCTTTAAAGTGCCGGTGCAGGTGATGGGACGTGTGGAGGCGCCGCAACTGGTGCGGTATTTGATTAGGCCGGGACTGGGGATCAGCTTTGCCAAATTGCGTAGCAATGCGGTGAATTTGAAGATCCAACTGGGCCTGCACGCGGAGCCGCTGGTGATGCCCGGGTCGGGACATGTCATCTTTGATGTGGTGAAGGAGAAGCCTGACACCGTTTGGTGGCAGGATGAGGTGCAACGGGCGGAACTGACGGCTCATGCAAGCCCGCTTGCGCTGGCGCTAGGGGTTGACATCAACAACCGGCTGATTCTCGCGGACCTATGTGATTCGAACACGGCGCATGCGTTGATTGGTGGTTCGAGCGGCAGTGGAAAGAGCGAGTTGTTGAAGTCATTGGTGGCGACACTGGTGAAGCGCAACCGGCCGGAGACGTTGCAGTTAACGTTGATTGATCCGAAACTGCTGACCTTTGGTGGCATTGTGGAAAATGCCTATCTCACGGGTCCGATTTTGCGGGACATTGAGGAGTCGTTGGCCTGTCTGCATCTGGCGGTGGAAGATATGGAGCGGCGATATGAAATCCTGTTGGCGGAAAATCATACCCGACTTGGTGATCGCATTGCTCAGGGGAAGACCGACCTTCCGTTCAGGGTGATCATTTTTGATGAGTTTGCGGATTTGATCAATAGTGGTCGTGAAGAGAAGAAGGAGTTTGAGCGGCTGACGAAGCGGCTGTCGGCGAAGGGTCGCGCGGCCGGGGTGCATCTGATCATTGCCACGCAGCGGCCGGACAAGGATGTGGTGACCGGGCAGTTGAAGGCGAATCTTCCAATGAAGATTTGTCTGCGGGTGACCAATGCGGTGAACTCACAAATTTTGTTGGATGAACCGGGGGCGGAACATCTGTTGGGTCGGGGGGATTTCTTAAGTCAGACAGGTTCAACGCCGGTGCGTGGCCAGTCGTTGTTCATCCCGCAGAAGGAATTTTTGGAGTTGTTTGCCGACAAGATTTGAGGAGAGTGGTTGCGATGAGCGGAGATCTGTTTGGTGCGGCGGATTACAGTGTGAATCTTTTACCTTCTGATGGAGAGGTGAACTATCATGGGCCAATTTTTGGAGTGGATGAATGTGGACGGTTGTTTGAAAAGCTATTGGCCGAAGTTGCATGGCGGCATGATGAAGCGGTGATGTTTGGCAAACGGATTGTGACGGCGCGCAAGGTGGCTTGGTATGGCAATGAGGGGTTCAAATATACTTATTCGGGAACGACAAAGGAGGCGCTGCCGTGGTCGGACACGTTGAGGGAGATAAAGGCGAAGGTGGAGACGTTGAGCGGGGCGAAGTTCAACTCGTGTCTGTTGAATTTGTATCATCATGGCGAGGAGGGAATGGGCTGGCACAGTGATGATGAGAAGGAGCTGGCGCGGGATGCTGCCATTGCATCGGTAAGTTTGGGGGCGGCGCGGAAGTTTTGTTTCAAGCACAAGCAGAGTGGCGAGCGTGTGGACGTGGGGTTGGAGAATGGGAGTTTGCTGGTGATGCTCGGGGCGACGCAGCGGTATTGGTTGCATCGGTTGCCACCGTCGAAGCGGGTGAAGGGGGCGCGTATCAACCTGACGTTTCGGTTGATGGCATAGTTTGAAGCAAGCCAAATGGGAGGTTGATGAAGCCCCCTGTGCGGAGATCCGGCAGGCTGCGCGGCCCGGTTTTTGAGCTACTTCCCAGGGAAGAAGCGGGCGACGGTTGCCTTGGTGGGGGGGCGGGTGAGCAGGGAGACGATGACGAGGGAGAGGGCGGACAAACCGGTGATGATGGCGACGGGCATCATGCCGAAGATGAGGAGCTCGTCGGCACCAGGGGGTTTGGTGGCGATCATGTCGCGGTAGAACAGGATGCACCAGGTGATGGCGGTGACGAGGACGGCGGCGATGGCTCCTGCGGCGGTGGTGCGTTTCCAGTAAACGGCTCCAAAGACGATGGGGAAGAGGGCGGAGAAGCCGGTGAAGCACCAGACGCCGAGGTCGAAGACGTGGGCGCTGTCCTTGAGCCACATGGCGAGGGCATAAGTGACGGCGACGATGAGGAGGATGAAGGCGCGGCCGATGAAGATCTTTTGGGCATCCGTGTAGGGGCGTTTGGAGACGCGCAGGACGATGTCGGTGGTGAACATGGTGCCGAGACAGACGAATTGGGAGTCGAGACTGGACATGATGGCAGCGAGCACGCCGGCGGCGACAAGGCCGGAGAGGACGGGGGAATGAACGAGTTCATTGACCATGCGTCCGAGCACCATGTTGGGGTTTTGGCCGGGGCCGAGGGGGCCGAGGAAGCCGGCGGCCCACATGCCGATGAGGATGCAGGGGACCCAGACGATCATGATGAAGATCGGGTGGGCGACGACGGTGAGGCGGAAGCTTTTGGCGGAGCGGGCGGTGAGCCAGTGCTGAAAAAGGTGGGGGAACATGCCTACGGAAAGGGGGATCATGCAGTAGGTGAAAAACTGCAGGTGGCCCATGTTGCCTTCGCGGGCGAGGCGGGGGCTGGCGAAGTCGCTGTCGACGACCATCTGGGTGGCGGCGGAGAGTCCGCCGAGGCGCTGGCTGATGAGGTAGAAGGCGATGATGCCGCTGCCCATGAAGACGACGGTTTGAAAAGCGTTGGCCCAGACGGCACCGCGCAGGCCGCCGAGAAAGACGTAGAAGAGGACGACGAGGCAGATGAGGAGGCCGCCCCACTCAGCGGGGAAACTGCCATTGAGGGGGTGGGGTTTGCTGCTGCCGTCGGGCAGGATGAGGTCGGCGATGGGAAACATTTCCGGAAACATGCCGGCGGTGGCACCTTGAAGAAATTTACCCGCGGAGATGACGCCAACAAGAAGGTAGGGGATGACGAGAAGGACGAGGATGGGGAAGAGGAGATAGGCGAGGCGTGGAGATTCGAAACGTTCGCGGAAATATTCGCATTGGGTGAGGTAGCCGTATTTTTTGCCGACGGCCCAGAGTCGGATGCCGATGAGAAAGAAGACGGCGCTGTGGACAAGGCCGGACCAGGAGGCCATCATGCCATACACGCCAATGCCGGTGGAATAGGCTTTGCCGGTGGAGCCAACAAGGGCGAAGCCGGTCATGGTGGTGCCGAAGATGGAGAGGAGCAGGAGGATGGGGCCGACATTGCGGCTGACGACGAAGAAGTCGGCGCTGGTGCCTTTGGAGAAGCTGCGGCTGATAAGGCCGAGGGCGATGAGGAGTCCGAAATAACCGAGGATGATCCAGAAGGTGATGGGCATGACGGAAAGGATAAAGGCTAAAGGATAAGGGCTAAAGGATAAGGGCTAAAGGAATGCGGAAATTAATCAGGACTTTTTGTCGCTGGCTGGGACAGGCTCATCGGCCCAGGCTTCGATTTCGCTGGGCCAGGCATGGCGGATGGCGAAGAGCCAGAGCGAACCGGCGGCGATGGAGAAGCCAATGTGCCAGGCGAGGCTGATGGGAAGAAATCCGAGGACGATGCTGCCGTCATTCCACCACCAGAAGTCGTGGTGAAGAGCGAAAAGAAGCCAGAAGATGATCCAGGTGAGCTTGCGCATGAGGAGGAATAGATTGGGAGGGAGGGAAGGTTACGCGGCGGGACGGGGCTTTCTTGACAAGATTGAACATTACTGCCACTGGATGGGGTCAATTGGACAGGTTTTTTTGGTAAGTTGCGGGTCACTGGCTTCGTTGAAGGACAGTTTATGGTGAGAATGTTACGAAATTTTTTGATGGCGTTGGTGGGCGGTCTTGGGTGGGTTCTGTCTGCCGGGGCTGAGTCTCCGCCGAATGTGGTGCTGATTGTATCGGATGACCATCATTGGGGGGACTATGGATTCATGGGGCACGAGGTGGTGAAGACGCCGCATCTGGACAGGCTGGCCGCGCAGAGTGTGACGTATCCGCGTGGGTATGTGCCATCCAGTTTGTGCTGTCCGAGTCTGGCAACGATCATCTCGGGGTTGTATCCGCATCAAAACTTTATCACCAGCAATGATCCGCCGGTGGTGGGGGGGAAGAAGCGCAGGGATTTGAAGGATCCGGCGTTTGTGGCGGGGCGGGAGCGGTTCAATGAGCACATGGACAAGCTGGCGACTTTGCCGAGGTTGCTCGGGGCGAAAGGGTATTTGAGTTTCCAGACGGGCAAGTGGTGGCAGGGGGATTTTACGCGCGGGGGTTTTACGCATGGGATGACGAAGGGGTCGCGCCATGGGGACGAGGGATTAAAAATTGGTCGCGAGGGGATGCAGCCGGTGGTGGATTTCGTGGATCATGCGATGGCGGAGAAGAAGCCGTTCTTGGTGTGGTATGCGCCGTTGTTGCCGCATGATCCGCACACGCCGCCAGAGCGCTTGCTGGAGAAGTATCGGGACAAAACGCCGTCGATTCATGTGGCGCGTTATTGGGCGATGGTGGAGTGGTTTGATGAGACCTGCGGGGAGCTGATGCAGTTGTTGGAGGATCGCAAGGTGGCGGAGAATACGCTGGTGATTTATGTGTGCGACAACGGCTGGATCCAGAGTGAGGACAAGAAGGTTTTTGCGCCGAGATCGAAGCAGAGTCAGTATGACGGAGGATTGCGGACGCCGATCATGGTGCGTTGGTTGGGCAAGGTGGAGCCGCGCAAAAGTGAGGCGGTGGTGAGTTCGATTGACATTGCCCCGACCGTGTTGAAGGCGCTGGGGATCCCGGTGGTCGAAGGGATGCAGGGGGTGGATTTGCTGGATGAAGCGGCGGTGGCGTCGCGCAAGACGGTGTTTGGGGAGATCTTTACGCATGACTCGCAGGATTTGGAGGTGCCTGGGGCGAGCTTGCGGTGGCGGTGGGTGATTGATGGTGATGACAAATTGATTGTGCCCGATGCGAGGAATGAGCCGGATGCGGTGGTCGAACTCTACGATCTGGTGAAGGACGTGGATGAACGCAACAATTTGGAGGGGGAGAGACCTGAGAGGGTGAAGGAATTGACGGCGAAGCTGGATGCATGGTGGAAGCCATGAGGGGGGAGACCGACGGAACGTCGGTGGACCGAAGAGCTTGGACTGACGGGCTCTTTGCCGACGACAAGTCGGCGGTCCATGGGTCGGTGGTCGAAAGCTTGTGTCGGGAGCGTGGGTGAGGTATGGATGGGGATGATCAAGATCCTCGGTATCTCGGGCAGTTTGCGTAGGGGCTCCATCAACACGGCATTGTTGCAGGCGATGGTGGAGGCGGGTGGAGATGAAGTTTCGGTGGAGGTGAAGACGTTGCATGGCATCCCGCTTTATGATGGGGATGTCGAGGAGGCGGAGGGCATTCCTGCGGCGGTGAGTAAGCTGGCGGAAGCGATGCGTGCGGTGGATGGGGTGATCTTTTCGACGCCGGAATACAACAACTCGATTCCCGGGGTGATGAAGAATGCGGTGGACTGGTTGTCGCGATTGGATGACGACGTTTTTGCGGGCAAGCCGGTGGCTTTGGTGGGAGCTTCACCGGGGGGATTTGGGACGATTCTTGCACAGGATGCGTGGCTGCCGGTGTTCAGGACTTTGGGAGTGAAGTTCTGGGCAGAGGGCAGGTTGCTGGTGTCGAAGGCGGGTGGGGTGTTTGATGAAAATGGCAAGATGGTGGATGAGCGGATGAAGAAGAAGGTGGGGGAGTTTGTGGAGGGGTTTGCGAAGTTTTTGGTCTGAGGGGTTTTGGGGCTTAACCACAGATAAACACAGATGGGAATGCTAATTGGGAAGGCTGTATTGAGACTATCTGTGTTCATCTGTGGTTTTCAAAAATGACAGGCAACTAAAGGTTTGAGGCATGCTCAGGTTGATTACAAAGCATTATTCATGGGGATGGTTGATGGCATGATGAGCACATGAAAACAGACACCCAACCGACACTTAATGGATTGCATCACGTCACGGCGGTGACGGCGAAGGCCAAAGAAAATGTGGGTTTTTACACCCGTGTGCTGGGCATGCGCATGGTGAAGAAAACGGTGAACCAAGACGATGTCTCGGCTTATCATTTGTTTTATGCGGATGCGCTTGGCAGTGCGGGCACTGACTTGACGTTCTTTGATTGGGCGGGCATTCGCACGGCTCAGAATGGCGCTGGCACGGTGAGCGAAACGGCTTTGCGCGTGCTCGGTGGTGAGGAGTCACTTAATCGCTGGACGAAGTGGTTTGAGGAACAAAAAGTATCGTATGGTCGCATTGAAGAGCGGTCGGGTTTGCCGACGCTTTCGTTCCGCGATGGTGAGGGTCAACGTTTGCGTTTGATTGCGGAATCGCGTGAAGCGACAGAGGGAGAGTTTCATCCTTGGGTTGGAAGTCCTGTGCCTATCGAGTCGGCGATTGTCGGCCTTGGGGCGGTGAATTTGACGGTGCGTGATGCGGATGAGACGATTGCGTTTTTGACGGACGTTTTGGGATTCCGTGAACGGGCAGGCGATGCTGGTGTTTTTGAAACCGGTAGCGGCGGGGTGGGCTCTTTGGTTCGTGTTGAAGGATCCACTTATCATGGATCACAGGGCGCGGGCGGGGTTCACCATGTGGCGTGGAGGGTGGAAAATGTGGAGCAGTTGCTCGACTGGCAGCGGCATCTGCAAAACCATGGACTTGGCACCTCAGGCAAAGTGGACCGTCACTATTTCCAATCGCTGTATTTTAGAATTCCTGGCGGGATCTTGTTTGAGATCGCCACGGATGGACCTGGGTTTGCGGCGGATGGCGAAGATCCAGAACACCTTGGTGAGAAGCTGGCATTGCCGCCGTTTCTTGAGCCAAGTCGGACGCGCATTGAGGCGGGGCTTGCGCCTTTGGATTATCAACCTGCGAACCGGCAACCTTAACTTTAATTTCTGATTGGTGTATGAACACGACCACTGACACTTCGAATTTGGATTTTATCCATCGGTATGTGCCCGCAACGGATGCGGCGAACCCAACCACGCTGCTGCTGTTGCATGGCACGGGCGGGAATGAGCATGACCTGATTGAATTGGGCAAATCCCTGGCTCCAGGGGTTGGCTTGTTGAGCCCACGAGGGAAGGTTTCGGAGCATGGCATGCCGAGGTTTTTTCGTCGACTGGCGGAAGGGGTGTTTGATGAAGAGGATTTGATCAAACGCACGCATGAGCTAGCAGACTTTGTGGGTGCGGCGGCGAAAGTTTATGGGTTTGATCCCGACAAGGTCATCGCGCTGGGTTATTCGAACGGAGCGAATGTGGCGGCGAGCACGCTGCTGCTGAGACCCGGAGTGTTGAGCGGGGCGGTGCTGTTGAGGGGGATGGTGCCTTTGAAACCGGAGACGAAACCGGATTTGAAGAACGTGCCGGTGTTTCTCGCAGCGGGCGATCATGATCCGCTGATTCCTGCCGCGAATGTGGCGGAGTTGGGGCGGATGTTGACCGATGCGGGGGCGGAGGTGGAGTTGTGTCGGAGTGCCGCCGGGCATCAGTTGACGCAGGGGGATTTGCAGGCGGCCGCGCAGTGGTTGGGCAAAAAGGCGAAGAGCGGGGTTTGACTCACAGACCTCGACGCAATGGGGCAACCACGATGTGGTTGTCTCATTTTTCTGATGAGGAATGGGTTCAGCCGTTCCGGCACGATCCCGATCACAATCAATCCCCCGTCCGGGTTATGGCTGCTCCTTTGAGGTGCATGAGGATCTGGCCTTTAGGGATTTGTTGGGGGCGAATCCACAGGCGGTAGTAGCCGGGTTTGTCGAACTTGGCGCTGCCGACGGTGACGGTTTTGAAGGCAGATCCGCTGCCGGTCATTTCGACGGTTTTGCTGAAGCGCTCGGTGCCGAAGGTGAGCAGGTAACGTCCGGGCTGTCGGGAGTCGGAGGCCTGGCTGAGCTGGACTTCGTAGGTGCCGGGGCTTTCGAGTTTGATGAGCCAGTTGACGAGATCGCTGTTGCCGAACCAGTTGATGATGACGCCGGTTTTGAGGATGAGTGGTCCGGGGGTAAGTTCGGCCTTGTCGGGCGGAAGGATGGTAGCGGTGGAGGCGGGCGCGATGACGGTGGCTTTGGCCTGGGCGGCGGCGAGGAGTTTTAGGGCGCGATCAGCAACTCCGCGTCGGCGTGGAGCTTCGACGGCAAGTTTTCTGAAAAACTCCTGGCTGCTGGGACTGACAACGCGGCTGAGGGCATCCAGGATGGAGGTTTGTTCGCGGTTGTCCTTGGTGGCTGCGTGAGCGGTAATGAGGGCCTGGGCGATTTCTTCCTGGGGAAGGTTGCCGGAGAGGGGGGCGAGATTGCCGATGCTGGAGAAGGCGTTGCCGCGGATGAAAGGGTTTTTCTCTTCGCGGATGAAGTCGAGGAGGTTGAGGATGGGGACAGAGGTGGGCCAGTTGCCGAGGCCGATGGCGGCAGCGGTGCGAAGTTTGGGGTCGGCGGCTTTGAGGGCGTTGAGCAGGTCGGGAAGCGCGTCGTTGCTGCCGAGTTGACCGAGGGCGCGAATCACCGCGGACTGCTGGTCAGGTTTCAGCGTGTTGGCACGAAGAGTTTGAAGGAGCGGTTGGGAACGCTGGCCGAGTTCGGTCTGGGTGCGTGCGGCGCGAACGATGGCGTTTTCGGCGGCGCGCAGTTCTTCAGGTTCTTCACTGGTGAGCTGGTTGAGAAGATCGGGGAGTTGTTCGAAGGTGGCGAAGCGGGCAAGGGCGCTCCAAGTGGCGAGTCGGGTGGCAGGATGGGTGCTGGTTTTGAGCTGGTTGATCAGGGCGGGAACAGCATCACGGAGGTCGCGTTGGGCAATGGCCGAGGTGAGATGGAGTGAGGCTTCGGGAGATTGGGTTTTGCCGAGCTGGTCAATGATTTGGGGGTTGGATGCGTCGACGTTTTGGAGTTTGCCGAGCACCTTGCCGGCGGTTTCGCTAGTGG from Phragmitibacter flavus encodes the following:
- a CDS encoding alpha-ketoglutarate-dependent dioxygenase AlkB family protein, with translation MSGDLFGAADYSVNLLPSDGEVNYHGPIFGVDECGRLFEKLLAEVAWRHDEAVMFGKRIVTARKVAWYGNEGFKYTYSGTTKEALPWSDTLREIKAKVETLSGAKFNSCLLNLYHHGEEGMGWHSDDEKELARDAAIASVSLGAARKFCFKHKQSGERVDVGLENGSLLVMLGATQRYWLHRLPPSKRVKGARINLTFRLMA
- a CDS encoding FtsK/SpoIIIE domain-containing protein; the protein is MARINVSQLKQACVDRGWLDRWLDDPATPVPMPMTPAGGIPVNGRLFHQLVAGLVQKLCVPDASAPLLALRSREQIWALLWDELAAAKVQALVRSQSAEAALHLAEALKAWCQRLAELRANCPNFKSWRSALLTHEFDLKRVAIQVSDGGVVEVSGRPDSVQVDPVHGIVVVDYKLSRGSNGTLDLLQLAIYARMLRLAKPGLNFAGLLEYYEPGLHLVPKTEAQLNAIFEHEVQPVLDRIAGHEKLMSKLKSVQVGHEAVRLSWQPKAEPDLGRDIEKAYNSFKVPVQVMGRVEAPQLVRYLIRPGLGISFAKLRSNAVNLKIQLGLHAEPLVMPGSGHVIFDVVKEKPDTVWWQDEVQRAELTAHASPLALALGVDINNRLILADLCDSNTAHALIGGSSGSGKSELLKSLVATLVKRNRPETLQLTLIDPKLLTFGGIVENAYLTGPILRDIEESLACLHLAVEDMERRYEILLAENHTRLGDRIAQGKTDLPFRVIIFDEFADLINSGREEKKEFERLTKRLSAKGRAAGVHLIIATQRPDKDVVTGQLKANLPMKICLRVTNAVNSQILLDEPGAEHLLGRGDFLSQTGSTPVRGQSLFIPQKEFLELFADKI
- a CDS encoding VOC family protein, which encodes MSIPAKTRIGHVHLKVADIDRSLKFYQGVLGFDITTRYGNSAVFLSAGGYHHHIVINTWESAGGQPPPPNSTGLFHVAILYPTRADLANAVQRVIKAGIPLQGASDHGVSHAIYLADPDQNGIELYWDLPQEKWPQNPDGSLTMFTHPLDLRALLAEATQE
- a CDS encoding MOSC domain-containing protein codes for the protein MQVLSINRSLVKTVNINGKDAPTGIYKEPVFDPVAVHTLGLEGDAQADLTVHGGPHQAVYSYAIEHYPHWQQFLHRDHLHHGTFGENLTTSGLLETEVFVGDIHRMGSVVLQVTSCRLPCSKFAHKIGSTEILKPFLESGHSGLYYQVLQPGTITVGDPIEIIQRDPNAMTVRTVLGLYKFHEGTRDDLEKSLQIEALSPLFRKAIEARLQKP
- a CDS encoding sodium:solute symporter family protein; protein product: MPITFWIILGYFGLLIALGLISRSFSKGTSADFFVVSRNVGPILLLLSIFGTTMTGFALVGSTGKAYSTGIGVYGMMASWSGLVHSAVFFLIGIRLWAVGKKYGYLTQCEYFRERFESPRLAYLLFPILVLLVIPYLLVGVISAGKFLQGATAGMFPEMFPIADLILPDGSSKPHPLNGSFPAEWGGLLICLVVLFYVFLGGLRGAVWANAFQTVVFMGSGIIAFYLISQRLGGLSAATQMVVDSDFASPRLAREGNMGHLQFFTYCMIPLSVGMFPHLFQHWLTARSAKSFRLTVVAHPIFIMIVWVPCILIGMWAAGFLGPLGPGQNPNMVLGRMVNELVHSPVLSGLVAAGVLAAIMSSLDSQFVCLGTMFTTDIVLRVSKRPYTDAQKIFIGRAFILLIVAVTYALAMWLKDSAHVFDLGVWCFTGFSALFPIVFGAVYWKRTTAAGAIAAVLVTAITWCILFYRDMIATKPPGADELLIFGMMPVAIITGLSALSLVIVSLLTRPPTKATVARFFPGK